The following DNA comes from Chryseobacterium gallinarum.
GGCTGCAATCACTGACCATCGGAAATTATTATGTAAACGGAGGATCCTTTCCCGAATTAAATAAGATCAATATACAACAATGTTCCGGTCTTAAAGAAGTCATTATACAAATGACCGGGATAACGAGCCTGGATGTTTCTGAGTGCACAGCCCTGAAGTCATTGGACCTCTTATGGAATAATCTGCTTACTACGGTAAACATGCCGGCCAATACCAATCTTGAAAATCTTAATGTTAGCGGACACCCTTTGTTGGCACACGCAGATACTTCAAACAATACTCATCTTAAAAATGTAAATTTCAGCCATTGCCCGCTGATTACACAGCTTGATTTTTCCAATTCACCGGATATAGCAGCACTTTCATTATCAAACATGCCCGGCTTAACCAATGTCAATATAAGGAATGGTTCTATAGCAGAACTTTATGATTTTTCAGGGTACAATTTCAATTTATCCATGTGTGTAGATGATGCTGAGTTCAATGACCTGCAATCTATGTATCCGGATATTAGTTTTACTACCAATTGCGGAAATGCAAAACGTGAAAAAAATCCGGAAACTGCGCTTAAGGCCGGCATCAAAGTTTTTCCCAATCCGGTAAAAAATGTTCTGCAGATCCAGTCTGACGAGCGCATAGAAAATATAAAAATATTTGACTCCCAGGGAAAACTCATTTTCAATCAGGACTTTGACCGGAATATTGTTACCATAGATTTCTCTGTCTATTCCAACGCCCTGTATATCATGAAAATAAAAACGGAAAAAACACACCTCATCAAAAAAATAATCAAGGAATAAACAACATCAGATATTTTTTGTCCTAAAACCATAGTCATCTCTATGGTTTTGGGTTATATTTGTGTTAAGAGTTTAACCTTAAAAGTTACAGATATGAAATTCGGACAAGTAGAAGATCCCTCAATAATAGATTTTACCCTACCTGAAGACCATCCCCGAACCAAAGAAATTTTAAATCTTAATAAAAAGGGATTGGAAAACATCTCTATAGGATGTGCCAAATGGAACAAAACGGATCTCAAAGGATTCTATCCCAAAGGAACAAAAGACGAACTTACTTACTATGCAACCCAGTTTAATTCAATTGAATTGAACGCTACATTTTACGGAATGCCAACTCCGGACCAGGTAAAAACATGGAAAGAAAAAACTCCGGACCATTTCAAATTCTTCCCCAAGATTACCAATACGGTTTCCCACTTCAGAAGATTGATTGACGTTACGGATCCCGTCACTCATTTCGCTTCGGCAGTTATGAACTTTGATGAAAAACTGGGAATGGCTTTTCTTCAGCTTCATGATAATTTTAAACCGAAAGATTATGACAGGCTGGAAAAATTTGTAAAAGAATGGCCAAAAGAAGTCCCTTTGGCAATAGAACTCCGAAATACAGAATGGTTTACAGACGAAGAAATCCTCAACACAACGTGTGAACTCTTTGAAGCCCATCATATTACCAATATCATCGTAGATACTGCCGGAAGAAGAGATATGCTTCATATGCGCCTTACCACTCCCAATGCATTTATCCGGTATGTAGGGGCCAATGCAGAAAGTGATTATGAAAGACTGGATGATTGGCTGAAGCATTTGACAAAATGGAAAAATGAAGGACTTCAGAACCTCTACTTTTTTGTACACCAGAATATTGAAAAGGCGTCTCCTCTTTTATCGGCTTATTTTATCAAAAAAATGAATGAGGAATGGAAAACCGATATCCATATTCCACAAATGGCAACCGAAAGTACAGGGACACTTTTTTAATTTTAATGATTATTGTCTGCTAAAGCTGTCAATTAAAATAGAGAATAGAATCCTTTCAGGTTGCCTGACGGTAAATTAAACTGATCATTCACCCTTTCATATCATATTTTTTTATACATTTAAAAATATCCTATTTACCCAATAAGATATTTTAAAATAAAAACATCATGGAAAAGGAAATTTGCAGAATCAGTATCGCCACCAGCTGGCTTGCCGATGAATATACTTTTTATGAAGATCACCGTATAAAAAGAATATATGACCACCATAGCCTTAATTCTAATAACGTAGAATGGCTCAAACCTGAACAGATAAGTAAACAAAATAAGGATAAACTGGTTAAAAACTGTCCGGAGGAACATAAAGAAGAAATTATGCAGATTCTGGACTATCCCTAATAATAAGCAACGGGTAATCCATTATAGACTACCCGTTGCTTATTATATAAAGGATGATCTTATCATTTATTTTTCTTCAGGAGCAATACCAGGTTCAGGAATAAAAGCAGAAAATCCAGCGTAATCCAGATGCCCACTTTTGTATTTTCATAATTATAGGCATCCACCTGCTTTTTTGCTGCTTCTGAAAGCTTCACACTTTGATTGATATAATTCTGAGCTTCCACAATCTGATCAATATTTTTATTAGGAACAGAATGTTGAGAAAAATAAACAAGATTCTTTTTCCCCAGATACCCTGCTACCCAGTACTCATCAGATTTATCCATTTTCAGGTATTCAATCCTATAATATTCAGGGCGTATTTTTCCGATATGTTTAGGATTAAGAACAACATTATTATCTACTTTCTCCACAATGATCAGATAAAAATCCAGTGTCTGCGGAAGTTTATTTACTACCTGGAGCCCTACCGAATTATCTACAAATGCCACAGCGCTTTTCTTGATAAACCAGTAGGTAAAAATTGAAATTGAGAAAACAACGGTCAGAATACGGAACAGCTTGGCCCATTTTGCCGCCCTTCCCGATTTTACTTTATATAAAATCAGAGAAAGTACACAAGCCCAGAAGATAACCAAAATGATAAATACCATACTGCAAAGATACTGATTTCAGAATTTTTGGGAGAATGTTAATCTACATTCCATTCTCTATAAAACTGGTCCAGAAAATTCAGCATATAATCATGCCTTTCCTCTGCTAACTTTTTTCCTTTTTCAGTATTCATTAAATCTTTAAGAAGCAACAGCTTTTCATAAAAATGATTGATAGTCGTTCCGTTAGATTTCTTATACTGCTCCTTCGTCATACCCGGGTTAGGCGGTGTTTCAGGATCATACATCAGATTATTTTTAAATCCTCCGAAATTAAATGTTCTGGCGATACCAATTGCCCCAATGGCATCAATACGGTCGGCATCCTGAACAATTTTAAGCTCAATAGGGGGATTTTGGGGAGCCTGATCCCGGTTTTTAAACGAAATATTGTTGATCACAAACAATATCTTTTCAATAGTTTCGTCAGGCACATTTTGTTGTTCTAAAAATTCTCTGGATATTTTTGGTGCAATGGTCTCGTCTCCATTATGAAATTTAGGATCGGCAATATCATGAAGAAGTGCCGAAAGCTCTACCACATCATGATCACAATCTTCAGTTTCCGCAATTTTCCTGGAAAGCTTCCAGACCCTTTCGATATGAAACCAGTCATGTCCGGCTTCTGCCCCTTCTAATTTTTCTTTTACAAACTCTATAGTGTTGTCAATTGTACTTTTCATGTATCTATCAATTCATTTAAAATAATATCCCAAAGTTTTTTATTGTAGCTTCTAAAAAAATTAACATGTCCGATTTCTCTTTTTTCAGATTCTGAAATTTTCACGAGCCTGTATGTCGGGTTCATATTAGGATACGTTTCGTTTAATAAACTTTCAACTCCTTTCTCCGTCACCCATACATCATCTTCTGCTCTAAGTACCAATACCTTCTGTGTTAAATTTTTAGAATAATCATCAGTTTTCTCCAACAACCGGTTGGTAGATTTTTTATTTAAAATTAAGGTTCTCCAGTCATATGCACAATTTTTAGGGAGACTTTCTCCAAGTCCGAACCAATGTGCCGGAAAATATCCCAGCAGTGAAGTTGTTATCGGCTGAACGACCCCGAATCCCAGGTAAGCCTCAATTTTTGTCCTCAGTTTCAGATTTCCCACGAAAGCTTTTTGGGTTCCCACAAAGATAAACTTCTCAAACATTTCAGAATCCTTATTCATGCCTAAGATCAATGCTCCTACAGAATGGCCCAGACAATACTTCCTGTAATCCGGGAACTTTACTTTAATATACCGGGTGAGCTCTTTATAATCCTTCGCTCCCCATACTCTCATAGAGCCCCGGAAGCCTCTCATATTTTTGGGTTTGGAAAGCCCTATTCCTCTATAATCATAAGTAAGTACCGTAAATCCCTGCTCTGAAAAATATTGGGCAAATGAGAAATAGACCTGCTGTTTCACTCCGGTAGCCGAATTGATAAGCAGTAGTTTTCCATTGCTTTTTTCCGGACGGAAAAGGTGAGCTGTTAACGGAACATGGTCTTCAGTGGTGAGTATTAGCTTTTCCATAGTATAAAAGAAAAAAATCCACTATAAAAGTGGACATTTTACCTATATTTTTATGTTAAGTTTCAGACTTTTGATATGTTGTAAATAGCTTTAAGAAAGGAAATCTGATATTCTGGGTAGTCCTGTCTGTGATCCTTTACCTCCTGAAACCCGTGATGAAACTTCGTTTCCGAACTTCACACAATCTTCTACAGAATTTCCATGACACAATGCAATGGCAAATCCTGAAGTAAAAGCGTCTCCCATTCCCATCTTATAAACGGTTTCATCCCTATCATTTCTGTAATATTTCATTTCTGTCCCATCAAAATAAATAGTAGAATTGGTATCATCTCTCACAAACACCTTATTAAAATATCTGGTAAGAATCTCCTCTCTTTTCTCTTCTCCAAAAATGATATAAAGTTCACTGCTTTTCGCTACAATAAAATCAACATTTTCAATAATATCATTGCTGATTCTCATCGCAGGTGAAGCATACAAGCCTACTTTTATACCATATTTCTTGGCTTTTTTAACGGTATATTCTACAACATCCATTGAAACCTCAAGCTGTACCAAAACCATATCTGCCGTATGAAAGTACCGGTCTGCCTCATCTATATGTGCCTTACTCAGATATTTATTAGCCGCAGGAACCACTACAATAGCAGCATTTCCGTTGGAAGTTGTCACATAAGCAGTTCCTGTAGATTCTTTATCGGTTTCATGAACAAACCCCACGTTGACATTTTCACTCACGAGGTTTCTCATAATCTGCTGTCCTAAAGGATCCATTCCCACGCAGCCGATAAAATAGACACTCGCGCCCAGTCTTGCGGTACCTACTGCCTGATTGGCTCCTTTACCTCCAAAATAACTGTCTGAATTAACAGCTAAAACAGTTTCATTAGGTAAAGGAAGTTTTTCGGTTTCCAAAACCAGGTCTATTGAGGAACTTCCTACAACAATAATTTTGGGTTGCTCTGATGAAAATTTCATTGTGTTTTATATTGGTTTAAGTTTATAACACTCCAAAATGGTTTCTCAAAAATAACTATTTTTAATTAACTTATTTCAATAAATTCAGTAATTATCTTTACCGGGGTCTGATCTTTACCGTAAGCGATATAGCTTGCATAAAAACCTTCCCCATACCCGGTTTCAAAAGCAAATATGGTTCCAGGATGTGATTCTGAAGGCTTCAGGAAGGCATATTGATCTATCGCCCCGTTCTCATCAAAAAAGTGCTCATGGAAAAATTCCTCGTAGATTCCCATAAAATCCACTCCTTTGTTACGATACAGTTTTTGCTCCAGTTCATTAAGCTTAGCCTGGGTCTCCACATCCATAAAACAACCCATTCCACTTTCTACAGGATATCCGAAGACTTCTCCTTCCGCTAAATCTTTTACATGCTGCCCTGCAGTAGTTGCCAGTTTCCATTCTGTGATTTCTCCTGTATTGAAAATAATTTCCGAGTAGGCAACACAGTTGCTGTCTCTCTCTTTATGCAAAATAACAGGAAAATCTCCTTTTGGAAATTCTGTAGAAAAAGGCAGCATATCATTGGTGATCAGGGGATCACAAGCTACCAGTTTCCCACTGGAAAGGTAAATCTTCCCCACCTCAAAACTCTCCAGCAACGGACTTTCCACAAAGTCTTTTGAAAATAATTTTTGTATGTTTTCTATATGTGTCATTTAATTTATTATTTGTTCTCTATGTCAGGCTGAGTAGAGCCCGGGTCTTCCTGATCTTCTTTACTAAAAATATCAGAATGAATTCATTTTGACAAATAGACAATTCTTTTTAATTTATCCCAATTATCATTTATAATTGCTTCTTTGTACACCAGCCTTTCACTTGTTTCTCAAACGTTACCGCTTGATTGATATCATTAAACATATAAAAGAAGACTAGTTCAACCGGCCTTCTTTTATATGTATACTTTCAGGAAATTTACCTGATTGATTTTTTAATTACAAACTTTTCAGCTTCTCTTCCAGGATCGCAATCTTGTCAAGAGCATCTTTTTGTTTCTTACGTTCTACCTCCACGATTTCAGGTTTGGCATTGGCAACAAACTTTTCGTTTGAAAGTTTCTTTTCTACAGAAACTAAAAATCCTTTTAAATATTTTAATTCTTCCTCCGTTTTGGCTTTTTCTTCACCAAGGTCCAGGTTTTCGCTTAAAGGAATAGAAACTTCAGTAGCTCCTACCAGGAATGTAAAGCTTGGCTTATCTGTTTTCTGTCCGAAATGGATTTCAGAAATATTAGCCAGTTTTCTTACTACCGCCTCATTCGCAAATTCTGATGCATTGGTATAAACCTCAGCCGCTTCTCTCGGGGAAATTCCTTTTGTCTGGCGGTAATTTCTAACTCCTGAAATCAGTTCTGACGCGGTTTCAAAGTTTTTAATAATAGCCTCATCATACTCACCGGCTTCTTTCTGTTGGGCAATCACCAAAGCTTCCTCAATATTTCTCTCCGAAATAGTCTGCCACAATTCTTCCGTTAAGAAAGGCATGAAAGGATGCAGCAGTTTCATCAGCTCTTCAAAGAAATATATTGTTTTATGGTAAACTTCCTTGGAAATACCTTCTCCGTAATTAGGCTTAATTGCTTCAAGGTACCATCCGCAAAAATCGTCCCAAATTAATTTATAAATCAGGTGCAGTGCATCAGAAATTCTGAATTTCTCAAACTGGTCGTTGATTTCTGCAATTGTTTTATTTAATTTATTTTCAAACCATTCTATTGTCTGGTTCTCCGTTAAATTAGCCGTTTTGTCTTCATGATTCCACATATTGATCAAACGGAAAGCATTCCAGATCTTCGTCATGAAGTTTCTTCCCTGAAGCATCAGATCTTCATCAAAAAGGAGATCATTTCCAGCAGCAGAGCTCAACAGAATACCTACTCGCACCCCGTCTGCACCATATTTTTCCATCAGTTCAAGCGGATCCGGAGAGTTTCCTAAAGATTTTGACATCTTCCTTCTCTGCTTATCTCTTACAATTCCTGTAAAATATACATTTTTGAACGGAACTTCTTTTCTGTATTCCAGTCCGGCCATGATCATTCTTGCTACCCAGAAGAAAATAATATCAGGTGCCGTAACCAGATCTGAAGTCGGATAATAATAATTGATATCTTTATTATCAGGATCAAGCACCCCATCAAATACAGACATTGGCCATAACCATGAAGAGAACCAGGTGTCTAATGCATCATTATCCTGAGTGAGGTTCTCTGCTGATAATTCCTTATTTCCTGTTTTTTGTTTTGCCAGTTCCAAAGCTTCTTCTTTAGTCTCAGCCACTACAAAATCTTCATCTCCTGTGCCATAATAGTAGGCAGGTATCTGCTGACCCCACCAAAGCTGTCGGGAAATATTCCAGTCACGGATGTTTTCCATCCAGTGTTTGTAAGTATTTTTAAATTTCTCAGGATAGAACTTCACTTCGTCATTCATCACGACATCCAGTGCAGGCTGAGCAATTTCAGACATTTTCAAGAACCATTGAACGGAAACCTTAGGCTCAATAACAGCCCCTGTTCTTTCAGAAGTTCCCACTTTATTCACATAATCTTCTGACTTTAACAAAAGATCTTTTTCTTCCAGTTCTTTAGCGATTTGTTTTCTGACTTCAAATCTGTTTTTCCCTGCATAATGTAAACCATGTTCGTTCAGATTTCCATCATCATCTAGCGCATCAATCATTTTGAGCTGATGCTTCTGTCCGATCTCGTAGTCATTGGTATCGTGTGCCGGAGTGATTTTCAAAGCTCCCGTTCCGAACTCAATATCTACATATTCGTCCTCAATAATAGGAATTACTCTGTTGACAATCGGGACAATTACGTTCTTACCTTTCAGATGGGCGTATCTCTCATCATTAGGGTTGATACATACTGCCGTATCTCCAAAAATAGTCTCAGGACGCGTCGTTGCAACTGAAAGAAACTCTTCTGACCCTTCAATTTTATATTTAAGGAAATACAGTTTTCCGTTTTGTTCTTTAAAAATAACCTCTTCATCAGAAATATTGGTTTTCGCCTCAGGATCCCAGTTTACCATTCTGTAGCCTCTATAGATCAGTCCTTTATTATAAAGGTCTACAAAGCTCCTGATCACCTGCTGAGAAAGCTTATCCTCCATGGTAAAACGGGTTCTGTCCCAATCACATGAACATCCTAATTTTTTTAGCTGTTCAAGAATAGTTCCCCCATACTTATGGGTCCATTCCCAGGCGTGCTCCAAGAATTGTTCACGGGTAATATCTGACTTATTGACTCCTTCAGACTTCAATTTAGCAACAACTTTAGCTTCGGTAGCAATGGAAGCATGATCTGTTCCCGGAACCCAACAGGCATTAAACCCCCGCATTCTTGCACGACGGACCAGAACATCTTGAATGGTATTGTTCAGCATATGCCCCATGTGTAAAATCCCCGTAACATTTGGCGGAGGAATTACCACGGTATATGGTGGTTTGTCATTAGGCTCTGAATGGAAGTATTTGTTTTCCAACCAGTAGTTATACCATTTTTGTTCTGTTTCCTGTGGATTATATTTTTCTGAAATCTGCATAAATTCTATTTCTTTGGCTTACAATTTGCAAAAATAGTCTAAAGAAAAAAATTTTTAAGCATGAATTAAAATAATTTTTAACTTTGTTTCACAAAACTTATCTAACAAACATATTAACATTCAAGAATATGAAGAAATTAATCGCAGGAATTGCATTATTCGGAACATTTGCCTTTGCATCTGCACAAACGATTACGTTTGATAAAACTACTTTCGACTACGGTAATATTAAACCTAATGCCGACGGTACAAGATTCTTTACGGTAACGAACACAGGTGATAAGCCTTTAATCCTTTCTAATGTAAAACCATCTTGCGGATGTACTACACCAGAATTTAGTCAGGATCCGATCATGCCGGGAAAGTCTGCTAAGATCAAAGTTGGATACAACACTGCTCTTAACGGACCTTTCAACAAAATGATTGAGGTTTTCTCTAATGACCCTGCTAACAGCAGAAGCGTAATCTACATTAAAGGTAATGTAGACCCTAATGCTCCTGAGCCAAAAGTACTGACTCCTGCAGAGCAGAAAGAAGCTGCAAAAGCAGAGAAAAAAGCTGCGAAACTAGCTAAAAAAGCTGCCGCGAAGTAATCTTTACTAAAAAAAATAAAGGAACCGTCTCTATTGAGGCGGTTTTTTGTTATATTTAAATAATTATTGGGCTGGGCTGAAGCCCTCCTATTGATGTTGATATCCGGATGGATAATAGTTATTTAACAATAAGATCTTTTATCTTTTATCTTTTATCTTTTATCTTTTATCTTTTATCTTTTATCTTTAAATAAAAAACATATATATGGACACCAATTTCTCAGATGACTTTAAAATAAATGGAAAATTTTCAATTAAAAAAACACCTACCGCATATAAAGGAAAGCTTACCAAGGAAGAAGGAGCTCAGTTATTAATTAAGGAAAAGGAAAAACTCCGTGAATTGCAGGAGAAGCTTTATGCTGACGGAAGCCAGTCTCTTTTAGTGGTATTGCAGGCGATGGATGCAGCCGGAAAAGATAGTATGATAGAACATGTTTTCGGCGGGGTCAATCCACAAGGATGTAATGTCACCAGCTTTAAAACACCTAGCTCCAAAGAATATTCCCACGATTTTTTATGGAGGCATTACCTTGCACTGCCAGAGAAAGGAATGATAGGAATCTTTAACCGCTCCCATTATGAAAGTGTATTAGTCTGCAAAGTACACCCAGAATATAATTTAAGTGAAAAAACATGGTCTTCTGTAAAAGATTTTGACAATACATTCTGGGAAAACCGGTATGAAAGCATCCGAAATTTTGAAAAGCATCTTTCACAAAACGGGACCACTATTATTAAAATATTCCTGAATGTCTCGAAGGATGAACAAAAGAAAAGGCTTCTTGACAGGATCAACGAACAGGAAAAAAACTGGAAATTCTCTACAGGAGACCTTCCTGAAAGAGCTTTATTTGACAAATACATGGATTGTTATGAGACCGCAATCAACGAAACCGCCAAAGATTATGCTCCGTGGTATGTACTTCCTGCTGACAATAAATGGTTTGCCAGAGTAGCAGCAATACAGATCATTATAGATACGCTGGAAAAAATGAACCTGAAATATCCGCAACTTTCCGACAAAGAAAAGCAAGGCCTCATTGATGCTAAAAGTACTCTTGAAAATGAATAAATAATCAAAGCTTCCCAATCGAATCAGGAAGCTTTGATCATATTTATCTCTAAATAACTTAAAAACACGAGAAAATCTATAAGCCGGATTCTGTACTTCCGAAGAAGTGCCTGTTATTTATCTACGCCTTACATTACTGCAAGACTTGAGCTGATTACCCCTCGGCTTTCAGGACGAGCCACCCCTATTTCCATTACTGAAAAGAACCGATATACTTACCATTGCACCGCAAAGAGTTTACCTGGTTTCACTACAGCCGAACTGTACCTGCTTTCTGTTGCACTTGTCCTACCCTCGCGGGTGACGGATGTTATCCGCTTTGCTGCTCTATGGTGTCCGGACTTTCCTACCTCCCGTAGAACGGGAAATCAACAGGCCGACTTTCTCGCGGATGCAAAGATACGGAATTTTGGAGAGGCGGAAAAAAGAAAGAACAAAAAAGACAATAAATCAAATAAATTGTAGTGATCGGATACTAAAAGCTTTTTATGGATTCTTATGTTTAAAAATTTGCTTAATTTCTTTAGCATTAAGCTTTTTCGCCATTTTACTATTTTGCCATAATTATTCTTCACCAATTACCGCATTATTATTATCTTCGTGCATTATATTTCTATGAATTCCAGAGAAAAAGAGTTTGCGCAGCTTATCAAAGATAATCAGGGTCTGATTATCAAAGTTTCGCGCTTATATACGAATTCTCTTGAAGATGAAGAGGACCTTTTTCAGGAAATCGTATTACAGCTTTGGAGAAGCTATGATTCTTTTAAAGGAAATTCCAAAATTTCTACCTGGATGTACCGTGTTGCACTTAATACTGCCATTACCCTCTTCAGAAAAAAAAGCAAAAGCCTTCAAACGAATGAACTGGACATTAACCACAGAGATTTTGTGGAAGACGATGATGAGAAACAACAACAAATATCACTTTTATATACTGTAATCAAGACTCTTCCCAATATAGAAAGAGCCATTGTCATGATGTATCTTGACGATCTGCCTTACAAGGATATTGCAGAAAACCTTGGGATCACTGAGGTTAATGCACGTGTAAAAATGAACAGATTAAAGAAAACCCTTAAAGAACAGATGGAAAAATATGCCTGAATTTGATTTAGATAGCTTTAAGAAAACATGGCAGGAGCAGCCTGTCCAGCCAAAATATGACAACCGTGAGATTCTTCAGATGTTGAATAAGAAGTCACGTAATTATGTGAAATATATTTTCTGGATCAGTGTTGTTGAATTTTTATTCTTTTCCGTACTGGGATTATTCTATTTCTTTCAGGAAGAAGAATCTGACAGTTTCCGAAATGTGCTGGAAAGGCTGGGAGCGCAGGAGGCTCCTGAGGTGGAAAGTAATTTTGGCCATGTTTATTTAGCAATAAAAATTCTGAGTTTATTAATTACAGCGTATTTTGTGCTGAAATTTTATCAGAATTATCGCAAAATCAAAATTGAAGAAAACCTGAAAGGATTCATTACGAGAATCATCAAGTTCAAAAAAACAGTGAATGCATTTATCCTGATCAGTATCGTTTTGCTTCTTACGTTTACCTTTGTATTGATAGCATTTATATTTTATACTTTAAATTCTCAGAATATTCAGCCTACCAACTCCAATCTTACCATTATTATTGTTGGTATTGTTGTCAGTACTTTGCTGGCTGTATCCATGATCTGGTTATATTACAGACTTGTTTATGGCAGTATTATTAAAAAGCTTGATAAAAATCTGAAACAGCTTAAGGAGATTGATTCACAGGAAAATTAATGTATATTGTTCGTAGTTAAAGATATATTTGTTAATTTTAGTTAACCAAATCTTATACTATGCCTTTATCTTATGTCTATGGAGCATCCGAGGTTCCATTGTTAGGACAAACGATCGGAAAAAACCTTAAAAATACTGTAGAAAAATACCCCCATCAAGAAGCCCTGGTTTGTGTACATCAAAACTACAGAGCTACCTATCAGGAATTTTACAATCAGACAACCGCTGTTTCAAAAGCATTAATATTCCTGGGAGCAAAGGCAGGGGATCGTATCGGAATATGGTCCTCAAACCGATATGAGTGGGTACTTTTACAATATGCTACTGCCAGGATAGGTGTCATTCTTGTGAATATCAATCCGGCCTATAGGACACACGAACTTACTTATGTGATCAACCAGTCTGAAATCAGGTTTATTTTTTCGGCTTTACATTTTAAAACCAGCAATTATAAAGAGATGGTGGAATATGCCAAAGAAGTATGTCCTTCCCTTGAGCATGAAATTTTCTTCGACGACAACTGGGAAGAATTTGTCAACAAAGGACAGGATATTTCTGATGAAGTCCTCCACAGCTTTGAGGAACATGTTCAGTTTGATGATCCCGTTAATATCCAATACACTTCAGGAACTACAGGATTTCCCAAAGGAGTCACTCTCTCCCATCATAATATTTTGAATAATGGTTATTTTATCGGGGTACGGTTAAAATATACGGAAAAAGACAGGGTCTGCATTCCTGTACCATTTTATCATTGCTTCGGAATGGTCATCGG
Coding sequences within:
- a CDS encoding DUF72 domain-containing protein, which translates into the protein MKFGQVEDPSIIDFTLPEDHPRTKEILNLNKKGLENISIGCAKWNKTDLKGFYPKGTKDELTYYATQFNSIELNATFYGMPTPDQVKTWKEKTPDHFKFFPKITNTVSHFRRLIDVTDPVTHFASAVMNFDEKLGMAFLQLHDNFKPKDYDRLEKFVKEWPKEVPLAIELRNTEWFTDEEILNTTCELFEAHHITNIIVDTAGRRDMLHMRLTTPNAFIRYVGANAESDYERLDDWLKHLTKWKNEGLQNLYFFVHQNIEKASPLLSAYFIKKMNEEWKTDIHIPQMATESTGTLF
- a CDS encoding DUF1573 domain-containing protein, translating into MKKLIAGIALFGTFAFASAQTITFDKTTFDYGNIKPNADGTRFFTVTNTGDKPLILSNVKPSCGCTTPEFSQDPIMPGKSAKIKVGYNTALNGPFNKMIEVFSNDPANSRSVIYIKGNVDPNAPEPKVLTPAEQKEAAKAEKKAAKLAKKAAAK
- a CDS encoding valine--tRNA ligase, which codes for MQISEKYNPQETEQKWYNYWLENKYFHSEPNDKPPYTVVIPPPNVTGILHMGHMLNNTIQDVLVRRARMRGFNACWVPGTDHASIATEAKVVAKLKSEGVNKSDITREQFLEHAWEWTHKYGGTILEQLKKLGCSCDWDRTRFTMEDKLSQQVIRSFVDLYNKGLIYRGYRMVNWDPEAKTNISDEEVIFKEQNGKLYFLKYKIEGSEEFLSVATTRPETIFGDTAVCINPNDERYAHLKGKNVIVPIVNRVIPIIEDEYVDIEFGTGALKITPAHDTNDYEIGQKHQLKMIDALDDDGNLNEHGLHYAGKNRFEVRKQIAKELEEKDLLLKSEDYVNKVGTSERTGAVIEPKVSVQWFLKMSEIAQPALDVVMNDEVKFYPEKFKNTYKHWMENIRDWNISRQLWWGQQIPAYYYGTGDEDFVVAETKEEALELAKQKTGNKELSAENLTQDNDALDTWFSSWLWPMSVFDGVLDPDNKDINYYYPTSDLVTAPDIIFFWVARMIMAGLEYRKEVPFKNVYFTGIVRDKQRRKMSKSLGNSPDPLELMEKYGADGVRVGILLSSAAGNDLLFDEDLMLQGRNFMTKIWNAFRLINMWNHEDKTANLTENQTIEWFENKLNKTIAEINDQFEKFRISDALHLIYKLIWDDFCGWYLEAIKPNYGEGISKEVYHKTIYFFEELMKLLHPFMPFLTEELWQTISERNIEEALVIAQQKEAGEYDEAIIKNFETASELISGVRNYRQTKGISPREAAEVYTNASEFANEAVVRKLANISEIHFGQKTDKPSFTFLVGATEVSIPLSENLDLGEEKAKTEEELKYLKGFLVSVEKKLSNEKFVANAKPEIVEVERKKQKDALDKIAILEEKLKSL
- a CDS encoding HD domain-containing protein; amino-acid sequence: MKSTIDNTIEFVKEKLEGAEAGHDWFHIERVWKLSRKIAETEDCDHDVVELSALLHDIADPKFHNGDETIAPKISREFLEQQNVPDETIEKILFVINNISFKNRDQAPQNPPIELKIVQDADRIDAIGAIGIARTFNFGGFKNNLMYDPETPPNPGMTKEQYKKSNGTTINHFYEKLLLLKDLMNTEKGKKLAEERHDYMLNFLDQFYREWNVD
- a CDS encoding ribokinase, yielding MKFSSEQPKIIVVGSSSIDLVLETEKLPLPNETVLAVNSDSYFGGKGANQAVGTARLGASVYFIGCVGMDPLGQQIMRNLVSENVNVGFVHETDKESTGTAYVTTSNGNAAIVVVPAANKYLSKAHIDEADRYFHTADMVLVQLEVSMDVVEYTVKKAKKYGIKVGLYASPAMRISNDIIENVDFIVAKSSELYIIFGEEKREEILTRYFNKVFVRDDTNSTIYFDGTEMKYYRNDRDETVYKMGMGDAFTSGFAIALCHGNSVEDCVKFGNEVSSRVSGGKGSQTGLPRISDFLS
- a CDS encoding DUF4241 domain-containing protein; the protein is MTHIENIQKLFSKDFVESPLLESFEVGKIYLSSGKLVACDPLITNDMLPFSTEFPKGDFPVILHKERDSNCVAYSEIIFNTGEITEWKLATTAGQHVKDLAEGEVFGYPVESGMGCFMDVETQAKLNELEQKLYRNKGVDFMGIYEEFFHEHFFDENGAIDQYAFLKPSESHPGTIFAFETGYGEGFYASYIAYGKDQTPVKIITEFIEIS
- a CDS encoding alpha/beta hydrolase family protein, with the translated sequence MEKLILTTEDHVPLTAHLFRPEKSNGKLLLINSATGVKQQVYFSFAQYFSEQGFTVLTYDYRGIGLSKPKNMRGFRGSMRVWGAKDYKELTRYIKVKFPDYRKYCLGHSVGALILGMNKDSEMFEKFIFVGTQKAFVGNLKLRTKIEAYLGFGVVQPITTSLLGYFPAHWFGLGESLPKNCAYDWRTLILNKKSTNRLLEKTDDYSKNLTQKVLVLRAEDDVWVTEKGVESLLNETYPNMNPTYRLVKISESEKREIGHVNFFRSYNKKLWDIILNELIDT